One Papaver somniferum cultivar HN1 chromosome 10, ASM357369v1, whole genome shotgun sequence genomic window carries:
- the LOC113315007 gene encoding early nodulin-like protein 1: protein MANSILRSIDGHNQRIFLALGLLSLAAMMRNAGAYEFKVGGVNGWTVTSNPDEHNQWAQTRRFQKGDILLFVYKPSQDSVLQVNKQDYDNCNTGSPIAKFEDGNTSFNLTQSGPFYFISGIELNCHNNEKLTAIVLSDRSKTPPPPPPSSPPPPPPAATTPSPAPAGELFPSDQSPPPPPPRNGASSSFVSLTSSIGAFVMGSSLLLVL, encoded by the exons ATGGCAAACTCCATACTAAGATCAATTGATGGTCACAACCAAAGAATTTTTCTTGCTCTCGGGTTACTTAGTCTTGCGGCCATGATGCGAAATGCTGGTGCGTATGAATTCAAAGTTGGAGGTGTGAATGGGTGGACGGTTACAAGTAATCCTGACGAACATAATCAATGGGCTCAAACAAGAAGATTTCAGAAAGGAGATATTTTAT TGTTCGTCTATAAACCGAGCCAAGACTCGGTACTTCAAGTAaacaagcaagactatgataatTGCAACACAGGATCTCCCATTGCGAAGTTCGAAGATGGTAACACATCATTTAATCTTACTCAGTCCGGTCCTTTTTACTTTATTAGTGGAATAGAGCTCAACTGTCACAACAATGAGAAGCTGACTGCCATAGTCTTATCGGATAGAAGCAaaacaccaccacctcctccaccttcttctcctcctcctcctcctcccgcTGCAACTACCCCATCTCCAGCTCCTGCTGGTGAGTTATTTCCATCTGATCaatctcctccaccaccaccaccacgaaATGGAGCTTCTTCGTCATTTGTGAGCTTGACAAGTTCTATCGGAGCTTTTGTTATGGGTTCATCACTTCTCTTAGTTCTTTAA